A stretch of Onychomys torridus chromosome 2, mOncTor1.1, whole genome shotgun sequence DNA encodes these proteins:
- the Tp53inp1 gene encoding tumor protein p53-inducible nuclear protein 1 isoform X2, with amino-acid sequence MFQRLNKMFVGEVASSNQEPEFSEKEDDEWILVDFLDPCTGFSAEEEEEDDDISEESPAEHTSVFSCLPASLECLADTSDSCFLQFESCPMEESWFITPPPCFTAGGLTTIKVETSPMENLLIEHPSMSVYAVHNPCPGLGEASCGNEDYNSSSPRARKSCL; translated from the exons ATGTTCCAGAGACTGAACAAAATGTTTGTAGGTGAAGTTGCTTCTTCCAACCAAGAGCCAGAATTTAGTGAGAAGGAAGATGATGAATGGATTCTTGTTGACTTCCTAG ATCCTTGCACTGGTTTCtcagctgaggaagaggaggaagatgatgacATCAGTGAAGAGTCCCCTGCAGAGCACACATCAGTCTTCTCCTGTTTACCTGCATCTCTGGAGTGTTTGGCCGATACCAGTGACTCCTGCTTCCTCCAGTTCGAGTCTTGCCCAATGGAGGAGAGCTGGTtcatcacccctcccccatgtttTACAGCAGGTGGATTAACCACTATCAAGGTGGAAACAAGTCCTATGGAAAATCTTCTCATTGAACACCCCAGCATGTCTGTGTACGCTGTTCACAACCCCTGCCCTGGTCTCGGTGAGGCCAGCTGTGGGAATGAGGACTACAACTCTAGCAGCCCCAG